One region of Gloeocapsopsis sp. IPPAS B-1203 genomic DNA includes:
- a CDS encoding SnoaL-like polyketide cyclase, translating into MGTSDTPLWVQDRDTVITEESNVEWRYGTPPDYSRNNAALKQQSQYNHIEGSLEAIVQNLVRTFEMEASFKTNPQQWLSVVADKFRMRTNTEPEYTAEDIVAAGTYNLFLGESDRYSAKAEDFESSGRIFHEAFPNGFLWEVIEVLAGPPNVTFKWRHWGTFSGAYKEHQPTGEVVEVVGISVARVSDDLKIESLEHYFDTNSFLGKLTSGEKAIANGCPFHQ; encoded by the coding sequence ATGGGAACATCAGATACACCTTTGTGGGTTCAAGATAGAGATACGGTGATTACTGAAGAAAGTAATGTTGAGTGGCGTTACGGAACACCACCAGATTATTCGCGTAACAATGCAGCACTCAAACAACAAAGTCAATACAATCATATCGAAGGCTCTTTAGAGGCGATTGTCCAAAACTTAGTGAGAACTTTTGAAATGGAAGCCTCCTTCAAAACGAACCCCCAACAGTGGTTATCAGTTGTCGCTGATAAGTTTCGGATGCGGACAAATACTGAACCAGAATATACTGCTGAGGACATTGTTGCTGCTGGAACTTACAACTTATTTTTAGGAGAATCGGATCGCTACAGCGCGAAAGCTGAAGATTTTGAATCGTCAGGAAGAATCTTTCATGAAGCATTTCCCAATGGTTTTTTATGGGAAGTGATTGAGGTACTAGCAGGACCACCCAATGTTACTTTTAAATGGCGTCATTGGGGAACTTTTAGTGGTGCATATAAAGAACATCAACCAACCGGAGAAGTTGTCGAAGTTGTTGGTATTAGTGTGGCACGGGTGTCTGATGATTTAAAAATTGAATCATTAGAACATTATTTTGATACCAATTCTTTCTTAGGAAAATTGACATCCGGTGAAAAAGCGATCGCCAACGGCTGTCCTTTTCATCAGTAA
- a CDS encoding FG-GAP repeat protein has product MAIIRGTIGNDTLIGTLAVDSIFGYAGKDSLLGLEGNDTLNGGFGNDTLNGELGIDILNGGAGDDTYIIDSTNDTINETFNSGIDTVRAARNYILGRNLENLSLTNRAVEGIGNNLNNYMIGNEIDNILHGGAGNDTLNGEDGNDTLYGGAGNDLLIGAVSYATIFGNQGIDVLYGGDNDDNYYISSEDIIIEAANAGIDKVITLETYALGDNLENLELSGPLLRLGTRGIDGTGNSLNNIIDGDVYDNRLEGRAGSDLLNGGAGNDTLVGTANGVGEKDVLTGGLGRDTFLLGNATHVFYDDRNPATPGLNDYALITDFNPNNEIIRLNGKPTDYVLAASPQGMPRGIALYRSDGKSNELIAIIQGNFSKLNLNAGYFRYSSFVDVIDVSELNGSNGFTIRGLEDYDRLGFSVSSAGDINGDGFADIVIGAISGYPFYKRNSKSYVVFGKAEGWNANFDLTQLNGSNGFKIPEINSSKYLGFSVSSAGDINGDGFSDLILGTDQVGSYVVFGKASDWSPNFDLTKLNGRNGFTINGASSFSVSSAGDINGDGFSDLIVGSGEDATQTYVVFGKASGWNANVNVANLNGRNGFALTVNDAFNFFGSSVSGAGDINGDGFADLIVGSPFAGQNQTGESYVVFGKASGWNANVNVANLNGNNGFTLKGIANSRFGISVSNAGDVNGDGFTDLIVGASFASPNGKTEAGESYVVFGKAGGFAAQIDVANLNGSNGFAIAGINPSDLSGVSVGSAGDINGDGFDDLLVRASYLGDYYSPNKIDDTYVIFGTQSFSARLNLSALNGRNGFVIKGEANGLYEGGNELVRAAGDINGDGFADIITSTPRGGGVENGRSYIVFGKDFSHKVTKNGTAGNDVLTGTAGDDILIGGRGNDTLRGGLGRDVLYGGAGDDILSFGKNDRRLDGGSGTDTLAVFTAGVTIDLTTTTSSQLRGFEIIDLTGTGNNSLKLTRLDLLNLSDTSNQLIVKGNVGDRVTSTGEGWLFGGQTTFNKTLYDCYTSGAATLLIDTNITQTIN; this is encoded by the coding sequence TTATTGATAGTACAAACGACACAATTAACGAAACTTTTAATTCAGGCATTGATACTGTCCGCGCTGCACGCAACTATATTTTAGGTCGTAACCTTGAAAACCTGAGCCTCACAAATAGAGCAGTTGAAGGCATTGGCAATAATCTCAACAACTATATGATTGGGAACGAAATTGACAATATCCTGCATGGTGGTGCAGGAAATGATACACTCAACGGCGAAGATGGTAACGACACGCTTTACGGTGGTGCAGGGAATGATTTATTGATAGGTGCGGTTTCCTACGCTACTATTTTTGGCAATCAAGGCATAGATGTTTTATACGGTGGGGACAATGATGATAATTACTACATTAGTAGTGAAGATATTATTATTGAAGCTGCAAACGCGGGCATAGATAAAGTTATTACACTTGAAACATATGCTTTAGGTGATAACTTAGAAAATCTAGAATTATCGGGACCTTTGTTGAGACTAGGTACTAGAGGTATTGATGGTACTGGTAACAGTCTCAATAACATCATCGACGGTGATGTGTATGATAACCGCCTAGAAGGTCGAGCAGGGAGTGACTTACTCAATGGTGGTGCTGGCAATGACACCTTAGTTGGTACAGCTAATGGAGTAGGAGAAAAAGATGTCCTAACAGGCGGATTGGGTAGGGACACGTTCTTGCTGGGTAATGCAACTCACGTATTCTACGACGATCGCAACCCTGCTACTCCTGGTCTTAACGATTATGCCCTGATTACCGATTTTAATCCAAACAACGAAATTATTCGTCTGAACGGCAAACCTACCGACTATGTTTTAGCCGCATCACCGCAGGGTATGCCTAGAGGAATAGCGCTATATCGTAGCGATGGCAAATCTAATGAACTGATCGCCATCATTCAAGGTAACTTCTCAAAACTCAATCTCAACGCTGGTTATTTCCGATACTCTAGTTTTGTTGATGTCATTGATGTATCTGAATTAAACGGTAGCAATGGCTTCACTATTAGAGGACTTGAGGATTACGATCGCCTAGGCTTTTCTGTCAGCAGTGCAGGAGATATTAACGGTGATGGCTTTGCAGATATAGTGATTGGAGCTATTAGCGGTTATCCATTTTATAAGAGAAATTCAAAAAGCTATGTGGTATTTGGCAAAGCTGAAGGTTGGAATGCCAATTTTGACTTAACTCAACTCAATGGTAGTAATGGCTTTAAAATTCCGGAAATTAATTCATCTAAATACTTAGGTTTTTCGGTTAGCAGTGCGGGAGATATTAACGGTGATGGTTTTAGCGACTTGATTTTGGGCACTGATCAGGTGGGAAGTTATGTGGTGTTTGGTAAAGCAAGTGACTGGAGTCCCAATTTTGACTTGACTAAACTCAATGGTCGCAATGGCTTTACCATCAATGGCGCTTCGAGCTTTTCTGTCAGCAGTGCGGGAGATATCAACGGCGATGGGTTTAGCGATTTGATCGTTGGTTCAGGTGAGGATGCAACACAAACCTATGTAGTGTTTGGCAAAGCAAGTGGTTGGAATGCCAATGTGAATGTCGCCAATCTCAATGGGCGCAATGGCTTTGCTCTTACAGTAAATGATGCATTTAATTTTTTTGGTAGCTCTGTCAGCGGTGCAGGTGATATCAATGGTGATGGATTCGCCGATTTAATTGTCGGTTCTCCCTTTGCTGGTCAGAATCAGACTGGAGAAAGCTACGTTGTGTTTGGCAAAGCCAGCGGTTGGAATGCTAATGTTAATGTTGCTAATCTCAATGGTAACAATGGCTTTACCCTCAAAGGAATTGCTAATAGCCGTTTTGGTATTTCAGTCAGTAACGCAGGTGATGTCAATGGTGATGGATTTACTGACTTGATTGTTGGAGCTTCTTTTGCTAGCCCCAATGGTAAAACTGAAGCTGGAGAAAGCTACGTGGTGTTTGGTAAAGCAGGTGGTTTTGCAGCACAAATTGATGTAGCTAATCTTAATGGTAGTAACGGATTTGCGATCGCAGGCATTAATCCCAGCGATCTCTCAGGTGTTTCTGTGGGTAGTGCAGGAGATATCAATGGTGATGGCTTTGACGATTTGTTAGTGCGAGCTTCTTATCTTGGCGATTACTATAGTCCAAACAAGATTGATGATACCTACGTGATATTTGGCACTCAAAGCTTCAGCGCACGGCTGAATTTATCGGCACTTAACGGTCGCAATGGCTTTGTTATCAAGGGAGAGGCTAACGGTTTATATGAGGGTGGTAACGAGTTAGTCCGTGCGGCGGGAGACATCAATGGTGATGGCTTTGCAGATATCATCACGAGTACTCCTAGAGGTGGTGGTGTTGAAAATGGCAGAAGTTATATTGTTTTTGGTAAAGACTTTAGCCACAAAGTGACCAAGAATGGTACTGCGGGTAATGACGTCCTCACTGGTACTGCGGGCGATGATATCTTAATTGGTGGCAGGGGAAATGACACGCTGCGGGGTGGTTTAGGTCGCGATGTGCTTTATGGGGGTGCAGGCGATGATATTCTGAGCTTTGGTAAAAATGACCGTCGTTTAGACGGTGGTAGCGGTACAGATACTTTAGCAGTATTTACTGCAGGGGTCACGATAGATTTAACAACAACTACTAGTAGCCAACTGCGGGGTTTTGAAATAATTGATCTGACAGGAACAGGTAATAATAGTCTGAAGCTAACACGCCTTGACTTGCTTAACTTATCGGATACTAGCAATCAACTCATCGTTAAAGGAAACGTAGGCGATCGCGTCACCTCCACTGGGGAAGGATGGTTATTTGGCGGTCAAACTACATTCAACAAAACACTGTACGACTGCTACACAAGTGGGGCAGCAACGCTGTTAATAGATACGAATATTACTCAAACAATTAACTAA